One stretch of Musicola paradisiaca NCPPB 2511 DNA includes these proteins:
- a CDS encoding winged helix-turn-helix transcriptional regulator, which translates to MITSETVIAEVLRKGDLLAAACPSRQILQHITSRWGILILIVLQSKTMRFSELRRVINGVSERMLAQTLQCLEGDGLINRVAFDVVPPHVEYSLTPLGLEAAEKVQVLVSWIESNLPRILAHQHQSGSAG; encoded by the coding sequence ATGATTACGTCGGAAACAGTGATCGCGGAGGTATTGCGTAAAGGGGATTTATTGGCGGCAGCATGCCCATCCCGGCAGATCCTTCAGCACATTACCAGCCGATGGGGAATACTGATCCTGATCGTCTTGCAATCGAAAACTATGCGTTTCAGCGAGTTACGGCGTGTCATCAACGGTGTGAGCGAGCGGATGCTGGCGCAAACGCTGCAATGCCTGGAAGGCGATGGGTTGATTAACCGTGTGGCGTTTGACGTGGTGCCGCCGCATGTGGAATACAGTCTGACCCCGTTAGGTCTTGAAGCGGCGGAGAAAGTGCAGGTGCTGGTGAGCTGGATCGAATCCAATCTCCCGCGCATTTTGGCTCACCAACATCAAAGCGGTTCAGCCGGGTAA
- a CDS encoding response regulator — MSAKRILIIEDDMDAASVLEAYLKRDNFLVELAGDGLRGLEVARCWNPDLILLDVMLPGMNGIDVLSTLRRKSDVPVIMVTAIGDDADKIGALRYGADDYVVKPYHPGEVVARVHAVLRRASGALKSDNVLVYDALTVDQDAMVAIVAASQGARQMLDLTPTEFALLTTLLRAQTRAFSRQELLEACLPESEALERVVDTHIYNLRKKLEAVGISGVLLTVRAVGYRFRQP, encoded by the coding sequence ATGAGCGCGAAACGCATTCTGATAATCGAAGACGACATGGATGCCGCCAGCGTGCTGGAAGCCTATCTAAAGCGCGACAATTTTCTGGTTGAGCTGGCGGGCGACGGGCTGCGCGGCCTGGAAGTGGCCCGGTGCTGGAACCCGGATCTGATCCTGCTGGATGTTATGTTGCCGGGCATGAACGGTATTGACGTGCTCAGTACGCTGCGTCGGAAAAGCGACGTACCGGTCATCATGGTGACGGCCATCGGCGATGATGCCGACAAAATCGGCGCGCTGCGTTACGGGGCGGATGATTATGTGGTGAAGCCCTACCACCCCGGCGAAGTGGTGGCGCGGGTGCATGCCGTGTTGCGTCGCGCCAGCGGCGCGCTGAAGAGTGACAATGTGCTGGTGTATGACGCGCTGACGGTGGATCAGGATGCGATGGTGGCGATCGTCGCCGCGTCGCAGGGCGCGCGGCAAATGCTTGATCTCACGCCGACCGAATTCGCGCTGCTGACGACCCTGCTGCGGGCGCAAACCCGCGCCTTCTCCCGTCAGGAATTGCTGGAAGCTTGTCTGCCGGAGAGTGAGGCGCTGGAGCGGGTGGTGGACACGCATATCTACAATCTGCGCAAAAAGCTGGAAGCCGTCGGCATCAGCGGCGTGTTATTGACGGTGCGCGCCGTAGGCTACAGGTTCAGACAACCATGA
- a CDS encoding efflux RND transporter periplasmic adaptor subunit: MPHSASLSWVMSFVIRYMRRRRLPTGAILLAAFLLSGCDGSPGESSAPAPRPVRTVIVTPSTDGETLSQTGEIRPREETALGFRLDGRMITRTVDIGRRVNAGDLIATLDSRESENQLQSANADLTKAVAAERLAEQTLNRMKQLAPNGAISRAQLDEARSNWAAAVSARESAQVGVKSAQDKLGYTRLTAPTAGVITAVSANPGQVVSAGQEVVRLATFAGLDAVFNVPERLVTAGLEDPPVAVSLISNPAIRVMGRVRDVSPLADNETRTWRVRVALDNPPPAMALGATVLGEVTLPAESRITLPASALTRQGDHPAVFVVDPKTLALRLQPVTISRYRASQIDVAAGLSAGDNVAVAGVSTLRAGEKVTLMEAR, from the coding sequence ATGCCGCATTCAGCTTCTCTCTCTTGGGTAATGTCCTTCGTTATTCGATATATGCGCCGCCGCAGGCTGCCGACAGGCGCCATTCTGCTGGCGGCGTTTCTGCTGTCTGGGTGCGACGGTTCGCCGGGCGAGTCCTCCGCGCCGGCGCCGCGCCCGGTTCGAACCGTGATCGTCACGCCGTCGACCGACGGCGAAACCCTGTCCCAGACCGGCGAGATTCGTCCTCGTGAGGAAACGGCGCTGGGGTTCAGGCTGGATGGGCGCATGATTACCCGCACGGTGGACATCGGGCGCCGGGTGAACGCCGGGGATCTTATTGCGACGCTGGACAGCCGCGAGAGCGAAAACCAGTTGCAGAGCGCCAACGCCGATCTGACCAAAGCCGTCGCGGCTGAGCGGCTGGCGGAGCAAACCCTCAACCGGATGAAGCAACTGGCGCCGAATGGCGCCATTTCGCGGGCGCAATTGGATGAGGCGCGCTCCAACTGGGCTGCGGCGGTATCGGCGCGTGAAAGCGCCCAGGTTGGCGTGAAAAGTGCGCAAGATAAGCTGGGATATACCCGGTTGACTGCGCCGACGGCAGGGGTAATCACCGCGGTTAGCGCCAACCCCGGTCAGGTGGTCAGCGCCGGCCAGGAGGTGGTGCGCCTGGCGACGTTCGCCGGGCTTGATGCGGTGTTCAACGTGCCGGAGCGGCTGGTGACGGCTGGTCTAGAGGATCCGCCGGTCGCGGTGTCCCTGATTTCCAACCCGGCGATACGGGTGATGGGGCGGGTTCGGGATGTCAGCCCGCTGGCGGACAACGAAACCCGAACCTGGCGGGTGCGCGTGGCGCTGGATAACCCGCCGCCGGCGATGGCATTGGGGGCGACGGTGTTGGGCGAGGTCACGTTGCCGGCCGAGAGCCGTATTACGCTGCCGGCGTCGGCGCTGACCCGGCAGGGCGATCATCCCGCGGTGTTCGTGGTGGATCCGAAAACGCTGGCGCTGCGTTTGCAGCCGGTGACGATCAGCCGTTATCGCGCGTCGCAAATCGACGTCGCCGCCGGGTTATCGGCGGGGGATAACGTCGCGGTCGCCGGCGTCAGCACGCTGCGGGCCGGAGAAAAAGTGACATTGATGGAGGCGCGCTGA
- a CDS encoding siderophore biosynthesis protein PvsA, with protein MSQHAPLVIVTHVVNAAVTEGFIPAARQLGYPVLLLTDQGKAHNQVLHGAAAILECDVFNPLSILDTLTDHGITPAALFSNSDHLQTSTAIAAAALDLPGKDWRICYAAKEKWRMRQRLSALGLPSTWSSQLLPDSRVEASWPWPLVLKPSQGVASMDVTLMPTPQALEQFLAPQASRATLLLEQFIDGPLFTLETLGDGRDLLAVGGFDVELSPPPHFIETQARWQGEYSRRWRQQALEQLRRFGVGFGVCHSEFIATPSGPVLVEINYRSIGDGREFLLDRILPGGWFTPILQLHLGQPLPPQQPSHTEALIHYLVAQQEGRLKQAPQPAAHDGLRYRPLKQAGDDISLTHSNKDYLGVLYLQADDRQQLERLYQQTLQQLTWEIA; from the coding sequence ATGTCGCAACACGCACCCCTGGTGATTGTCACCCACGTCGTCAACGCCGCAGTCACTGAGGGATTCATCCCCGCAGCACGGCAGTTGGGCTATCCGGTTCTGCTGCTGACCGATCAGGGCAAAGCCCACAATCAGGTACTGCACGGCGCCGCCGCCATTCTGGAATGCGATGTTTTCAATCCGCTATCCATCCTCGACACGCTGACCGACCACGGCATCACACCTGCCGCGTTGTTCTCCAACAGCGATCACCTACAGACATCCACCGCCATCGCCGCTGCCGCACTGGATCTGCCGGGCAAAGACTGGCGGATCTGCTATGCCGCCAAAGAGAAATGGCGCATGCGGCAACGGCTATCGGCGCTGGGTCTGCCCAGCACCTGGTCGAGCCAACTGCTGCCGGACAGCCGCGTAGAAGCAAGCTGGCCCTGGCCGCTGGTGCTCAAACCCAGCCAGGGCGTCGCGTCTATGGACGTCACATTAATGCCAACCCCACAGGCGCTGGAGCAGTTTCTGGCGCCGCAGGCATCCCGCGCCACGCTACTGCTGGAGCAGTTCATCGACGGGCCGCTGTTTACGCTGGAAACGCTGGGCGACGGCCGGGATCTGCTGGCTGTCGGCGGCTTTGACGTGGAGCTGTCGCCACCGCCGCATTTCATCGAAACCCAGGCGCGCTGGCAGGGAGAATACAGCCGACGCTGGCGTCAGCAGGCGCTGGAACAACTGCGTCGGTTCGGCGTCGGGTTCGGTGTGTGCCACAGCGAATTCATCGCCACGCCGTCCGGCCCGGTACTGGTGGAAATCAACTATCGCAGCATCGGCGATGGTCGCGAATTTCTGCTGGATCGTATCCTGCCCGGCGGCTGGTTCACGCCGATCCTGCAACTGCATTTAGGGCAGCCGCTCCCGCCGCAACAACCTTCCCATACCGAAGCATTGATTCACTATCTGGTGGCGCAGCAGGAAGGCCGGTTGAAACAGGCGCCGCAGCCCGCCGCCCATGACGGGTTGCGCTACCGTCCGCTGAAGCAGGCCGGTGATGACATCAGCCTGACCCATTCCAATAAAGACT
- a CDS encoding sensor histidine kinase — translation MKRPDNAYSLWRWLCKRILSLAIGAVVLIAVSMWLRYAVWNLWVMHKMPESVRQEFQTLLKNPNLDRARFHDIVDTWFGIDCSIPAIADSDWMLLCGLVMVAIPLIVLLGLWAARPLSLQFSQIALSAREVAQGRFAARAQFVAGAPAELQMLTRNFNLMTAQLERYERELRASHVAMAHELRSPLTAAMGRLQGMIDGVFEPEPRQLQMVMNPLGHLNRLVDDLHLLSMASAGQLAIDRSPLRLADLLRDRIAWLKPHAEAAGFSLVLHDCAADCAHECYADPVRLGQVFTILMENALRYAAEGKRLDIALERTDGNWTVAFRDYGAGVSETFLPKIFERFSRADTSRARHSGGSGLGLSIALAICEAHGGTLNAQNHPQGGMLFTVTLPDSGTYSRLTLC, via the coding sequence ATGAAACGACCGGATAACGCCTATTCGCTCTGGCGCTGGCTCTGCAAGCGCATTTTATCACTGGCTATCGGCGCGGTAGTGCTGATAGCCGTCTCCATGTGGTTGCGTTACGCGGTCTGGAATCTGTGGGTGATGCACAAGATGCCGGAATCGGTGCGCCAGGAATTTCAGACCCTGCTGAAGAACCCGAATCTCGATCGGGCGCGTTTCCACGACATCGTCGATACCTGGTTCGGCATTGATTGTTCCATTCCCGCTATCGCCGACAGCGACTGGATGCTGCTGTGTGGGTTGGTGATGGTGGCGATCCCGCTGATTGTGCTGCTGGGTTTATGGGCGGCGCGGCCATTGTCGTTGCAGTTCAGCCAGATCGCGCTCTCCGCCCGCGAGGTGGCGCAGGGGCGTTTTGCCGCCCGCGCCCAGTTTGTAGCGGGCGCACCGGCGGAATTGCAGATGCTGACGCGCAATTTCAACCTGATGACCGCCCAACTGGAGCGTTATGAGCGCGAGCTGCGCGCTTCTCACGTCGCCATGGCGCACGAATTGCGCTCGCCGCTGACGGCGGCGATGGGGCGCCTGCAAGGGATGATCGACGGCGTGTTCGAGCCGGAGCCGCGGCAACTACAGATGGTGATGAACCCGCTCGGCCACCTCAACCGGTTGGTGGATGATTTGCATCTCTTGTCGATGGCGAGCGCAGGTCAACTGGCGATCGACCGTTCCCCGCTCAGGCTGGCGGATTTGCTGCGGGATCGCATCGCCTGGCTGAAACCGCACGCGGAGGCGGCCGGTTTCTCGCTGGTGCTGCACGATTGTGCGGCGGACTGTGCCCATGAATGCTACGCCGACCCGGTGCGGCTGGGGCAAGTATTTACCATCCTGATGGAAAACGCGCTGCGCTATGCGGCGGAGGGAAAGCGGTTGGATATCGCGCTTGAACGCACCGACGGCAACTGGACGGTGGCGTTTCGCGACTATGGCGCCGGCGTCAGCGAGACGTTTCTACCCAAAATTTTCGAGCGTTTCTCCCGGGCGGATACCTCGCGGGCGCGCCATTCCGGCGGCAGTGGCTTGGGGCTTTCTATTGCGCTGGCGATTTGTGAAGCGCACGGCGGCACGCTAAATGCGCAGAACCATCCGCAAGGCGGCATGCTGTTTACGGTGACGTTGCCGGACTCGGGAACATACTCAAGGTTAACGTTATGTTAA
- a CDS encoding HpcH/HpaI aldolase family protein yields the protein MLSTHLNRPLLGPQSAFGILNSVPHPMLVEMIACAGYDFVLLDMEHQPHDETLLQHCIAVAQAQGCSPLVRIPGPDRKLIGRVLDLGANGIVIPQTESAEQVLAVRDAMRFPPAGRRGMTGGPVTGFGTLPLPEYIARANSELLLIPMIESAAGIREIDNILAVEGVSLVMEGALDLALDLGLGPTPHHPDVEARLRHLAARCQRAGIPFCANPRTPEQQEYWRQAGIRLWLCGEDRGFLFRTLRQRLHDVKPS from the coding sequence ATGCTATCCACTCATCTGAACCGGCCGTTACTCGGCCCCCAATCCGCGTTCGGCATCCTGAACTCGGTGCCCCACCCGATGCTGGTCGAGATGATCGCCTGCGCCGGGTACGACTTTGTACTCCTCGACATGGAACACCAACCGCACGATGAAACGCTACTGCAACACTGTATCGCGGTAGCGCAAGCACAGGGATGTAGCCCACTGGTGCGTATCCCCGGCCCCGACCGAAAACTGATCGGACGGGTATTGGATCTGGGCGCCAACGGTATCGTCATCCCGCAGACGGAAAGCGCTGAACAGGTGTTGGCGGTACGCGACGCCATGCGCTTTCCTCCTGCCGGCCGACGCGGCATGACCGGTGGCCCGGTGACGGGCTTCGGCACGCTGCCGTTGCCGGAATACATCGCCCGAGCCAACAGCGAACTGCTGCTGATCCCGATGATCGAGTCCGCCGCCGGTATTCGGGAGATCGACAATATTCTGGCGGTGGAAGGCGTCAGTCTGGTGATGGAAGGCGCGCTCGATCTGGCGCTGGATCTCGGCCTCGGCCCCACGCCGCATCATCCTGATGTCGAAGCCCGGCTGCGTCACCTGGCGGCACGCTGTCAGCGGGCAGGTATCCCGTTTTGCGCCAACCCACGCACGCCGGAACAGCAGGAATACTGGCGACAGGCCGGCATCCGGTTATGGCTGTGCGGCGAAGATCGCGGCTTTCTATTTCGCACGCTTCGCCAGCGGCTTCATGACGTGAAGCCGTCCTGA
- a CDS encoding efflux RND transporter permease subunit has translation MASLERRTGNLSAWALAHQQLVAFLMLVIMAAGVMSYERLPRNEDPAFTIKTAVVSAAWPGATVSDTVSFVTDTLEKKLQETPYLDYIESYTQAGQSVIFVNLRDDTPPSAVQNIWYQIRKKMTDTLPSLPDGVSTPAVNDEFDDTFGTIYGFTAEGFSPRELRDQVDDVRSALLTLPNVGKIQVLGAQEEQIIVAFSPRQLAGMGLDMQQVIAALKAQNAVSPAGTVRTADDRVALRVSGAFASEQNLRQVTLHIGNRFVPLTDIATLTRQSAEPPTPAFRVNGQPAIGLAVSMAATGNMLEFGQALRDKMTAIGATLPHGIDVTRVADQSAVVDEAVNGFVKVLLEAVVIVLAVSFVSLGSRAGLVVAASIPIVLAMTFIGMEIAGIGLQRISLGALIIALGLLVDDAMITVESMVSSLEKGDARERAATRAYETTAFPMLTGTLVMVAGFIPVGFAASSAGEYCYSLFMVVLIALICSWVVAILFSPLLGVWLLPKTMREHQAESGWLGRGYARLLAVALRYRGRALAIAVLLLGLSVVGASRLEGEFFPASDRPELLISLTLPQNSTQSATERDVAQLEKMVQDDPDVLRFSSYVGSGAVRFYLPMDVLLDRENIAQLVVVAKGLKARDTLRARLEQRLQREFSHRVTRVSPLELGPPVGWPLKYRVSGPDINKVRDIANQLGALVSGNPSTRAVNLTAGEPERVIRVDVNQTQARAVGISSQDVASALATLFSGATVTTVRDRNRLVDVVMRANDAERQTIETLSNLQLRTADGGQVPLRQIATMGYGVDDPIVWRRQRMPFITVQTDIAPGMHALTVSQALAPSVERYRSTLPAGYRIDEGGTVAESDKGNSSVYAVLPVTLLVMLVLLMVQLQRFSRMLLALLTAPFGLIGVVAAMLPTGTPMGFVALLGVIALAGMIIRNAVILIGEVDINVAAGMAADQAIFAAARHRSRPIMLTACAAILGMIPISHQVFWGPMAFAIIGGLVAATLLTLTVLPAAISLVMQWEGAKMRHV, from the coding sequence ATGGCATCGCTTGAACGCCGGACAGGCAATCTTTCCGCATGGGCATTGGCTCACCAGCAGTTGGTGGCGTTTCTGATGCTGGTGATTATGGCGGCCGGGGTGATGAGTTACGAACGTCTGCCGCGCAACGAAGACCCGGCGTTTACCATCAAAACCGCCGTGGTTTCCGCCGCCTGGCCGGGCGCCACCGTGAGCGATACCGTCAGTTTCGTTACCGATACGCTGGAGAAAAAACTGCAGGAAACGCCCTATCTGGACTACATCGAAAGCTATACCCAGGCTGGCCAGTCGGTGATTTTCGTCAACCTGCGGGACGATACGCCGCCGTCTGCCGTCCAGAATATCTGGTATCAGATACGCAAGAAGATGACCGATACCTTGCCGAGTCTGCCGGATGGCGTGAGCACGCCGGCGGTGAACGACGAGTTCGACGACACCTTCGGTACGATTTACGGCTTTACCGCCGAGGGTTTTTCTCCCCGGGAGCTGCGCGACCAGGTCGATGATGTACGGAGTGCGTTGTTGACGCTGCCGAATGTCGGGAAGATCCAGGTATTGGGGGCGCAGGAAGAGCAGATCATCGTTGCGTTTTCGCCGCGCCAACTGGCGGGGATGGGGCTGGACATGCAACAGGTCATCGCCGCCCTCAAAGCGCAAAACGCGGTCAGCCCGGCGGGCACCGTTCGTACTGCGGATGATCGGGTGGCGCTGCGGGTCAGCGGCGCATTCGCTTCGGAGCAGAATCTGCGGCAGGTCACGTTACATATCGGCAATCGTTTTGTGCCGCTCACCGATATCGCCACACTGACCCGCCAGAGCGCCGAACCGCCGACGCCGGCATTTCGCGTCAACGGGCAGCCCGCTATCGGGTTGGCGGTATCCATGGCGGCGACCGGCAATATGCTGGAGTTCGGCCAGGCGCTGCGCGACAAAATGACCGCCATCGGTGCCACTCTGCCTCATGGGATTGACGTCACCCGCGTGGCCGATCAATCGGCGGTGGTGGACGAGGCGGTGAACGGTTTCGTCAAGGTGCTGCTGGAGGCGGTCGTCATCGTATTGGCGGTGTCGTTTGTTTCGCTGGGCAGCCGGGCCGGGTTGGTGGTGGCGGCGTCGATTCCCATCGTGTTGGCGATGACCTTTATCGGGATGGAGATCGCCGGCATCGGTTTGCAGCGTATTTCCCTTGGTGCGTTGATTATCGCGCTGGGGCTGCTGGTGGATGACGCCATGATTACCGTGGAATCGATGGTGTCGAGCCTGGAAAAAGGCGATGCGCGAGAGCGGGCGGCGACCCGCGCTTATGAGACCACCGCGTTTCCGATGCTGACCGGTACGCTGGTGATGGTGGCCGGTTTTATCCCGGTGGGGTTCGCTGCATCCAGCGCCGGGGAATACTGTTATTCGCTGTTTATGGTGGTGCTGATCGCGCTGATCTGTTCCTGGGTTGTCGCCATCCTGTTTTCCCCTTTGCTCGGCGTATGGTTGTTGCCGAAAACGATGCGTGAACATCAGGCCGAATCCGGCTGGCTGGGACGCGGCTATGCGCGCTTGTTGGCGGTTGCGCTGCGCTACCGTGGGCGCGCTTTGGCGATTGCCGTGCTGCTGTTGGGGTTGTCGGTGGTGGGGGCGTCGCGCTTAGAGGGGGAATTTTTCCCGGCCTCTGATCGCCCGGAGTTGTTGATCAGCCTGACGCTGCCGCAAAACAGTACACAGTCGGCGACGGAACGAGACGTTGCCCAACTGGAAAAAATGGTACAGGACGATCCTGACGTGCTGCGTTTTTCCAGCTATGTCGGATCAGGGGCGGTGCGTTTCTATCTGCCGATGGATGTGCTGCTGGATCGGGAAAACATCGCGCAGCTGGTGGTGGTGGCGAAAGGGCTCAAGGCGCGGGATACGCTGCGCGCCCGTCTTGAACAGCGGTTGCAGCGCGAGTTCAGTCATCGGGTGACGCGCGTTTCTCCGCTGGAGTTGGGGCCGCCGGTGGGTTGGCCGCTCAAGTACCGGGTCAGCGGGCCGGATATCAACAAGGTCAGAGACATTGCCAATCAGTTGGGGGCGCTGGTCAGCGGCAATCCTTCGACGCGGGCGGTCAACCTGACGGCGGGGGAACCGGAGCGCGTCATCCGTGTGGATGTGAACCAGACGCAGGCGCGCGCCGTCGGCATCAGCTCGCAGGATGTGGCCAGTGCGCTGGCGACCCTGTTCTCGGGCGCTACCGTCACCACGGTGCGCGATCGCAACCGGTTGGTGGATGTCGTGATGCGCGCGAACGATGCCGAACGGCAGACGATAGAGACGCTGTCCAACCTGCAGTTGCGGACGGCGGACGGCGGGCAGGTGCCGTTGCGCCAGATCGCAACGATGGGGTATGGCGTGGATGACCCGATTGTCTGGCGGCGTCAGCGTATGCCGTTCATTACGGTGCAGACGGATATTGCGCCCGGTATGCACGCGCTAACGGTGTCGCAGGCGCTGGCGCCCAGCGTGGAGCGATACCGCAGCACCTTGCCTGCCGGCTACCGTATTGACGAAGGGGGAACCGTGGCGGAGTCGGACAAGGGCAACAGTTCGGTGTATGCCGTGCTGCCGGTGACGTTGCTGGTGATGCTGGTGTTGCTGATGGTACAGCTGCAACGCTTTTCCCGGATGCTGCTGGCGTTGCTGACGGCGCCGTTCGGGTTGATCGGTGTGGTGGCCGCTATGTTGCCGACCGGTACGCCGATGGGGTTCGTCGCGCTGCTGGGGGTGATTGCGCTGGCGGGAATGATCATCCGTAATGCGGTGATCCTGATCGGCGAAGTCGACATTAACGTCGCCGCCGGCATGGCGGCGGATCAGGCGATTTTTGCAGCGGCGCGTCATCGCTCACGGCCGATTATGTTGACCGCTTGTGCAGCGATTCTGGGGATGATCCCTATCTCCCACCAGGTGTTCTGGGGGCCGATGGCGTTCGCGATCATCGGCGGTCTGGTTGCCGCTACGCTGTTGACGCTGACGGTGCTGCCCGCCGCCATCAGCCTGGTCATGCAATGGGAAGGGGCGAAAATGCGCCACGTTTGA
- a CDS encoding MipA/OmpV family protein, with amino-acid sequence MQYFPVFITAIFCLNTGIAQADDNNPAEQDGVTVGLASRYAPRYSGASDYYWNPLPVFQARQGAFFADTDKGIGYDLQVGGFYLEQTLGYSFGRTDSNSSWRDGSHRLQGMGTIDGALNTGIEIGWQFSDRLSVAAKAILPLTDSQGGQYQGSITDIFFKNQDDSLGFQASLLFGDARYNTLFYGVSSAQSQRSGYRAYRPGGGLYGQSLALFWTHQFDRSWAVSLIAGYTRLNDKVSDSPIVYRANQGDGTIAVTYRF; translated from the coding sequence ATGCAATATTTTCCCGTTTTTATAACGGCTATTTTTTGTCTTAACACCGGTATCGCACAGGCGGACGACAATAATCCCGCCGAGCAGGATGGCGTTACCGTCGGCCTCGCTTCCCGCTACGCCCCACGTTACAGCGGCGCCAGCGATTATTACTGGAACCCGCTACCGGTGTTCCAGGCGCGCCAGGGCGCGTTCTTCGCCGATACCGATAAAGGTATCGGTTACGATCTTCAGGTCGGCGGTTTTTATCTTGAACAGACGCTGGGTTATTCATTCGGTCGAACCGATAGCAACTCGAGCTGGCGCGATGGCTCGCATCGGCTACAAGGCATGGGCACGATCGACGGCGCGCTGAATACCGGCATCGAAATCGGCTGGCAGTTCTCCGATCGGTTGTCGGTGGCCGCCAAAGCCATACTGCCGTTGACCGACAGTCAGGGGGGGCAATACCAAGGATCGATAACCGATATTTTCTTTAAAAACCAAGATGATTCATTGGGCTTTCAGGCCAGTTTACTCTTCGGCGACGCCCGTTATAACACCCTGTTCTACGGTGTCAGCTCCGCGCAAAGTCAGCGCTCCGGCTATCGAGCTTACCGTCCCGGCGGCGGGCTATACGGACAATCGCTTGCCCTGTTCTGGACACATCAGTTTGACAGGTCTTGGGCCGTCAGCCTCATCGCGGGCTATACCCGTTTGAATGACAAGGTCTCGGACAGCCCCATCGTCTACCGAGCCAATCAGGGTGACGGGACGATCGCCGTGACGTATCGCTTCTGA